One window of the Gammaproteobacteria bacterium genome contains the following:
- a CDS encoding chemotaxis protein CheV, translating to MAGVMDEVNQRTRLVGHNRLELLLFRLGSRQRFGINVFKIQEVIKCPPLTHVPRSHPVVRGMAHMRGKTIPVMDLGLAIGGPALKEYAGSFIIITEYNRSIQGFLVSSVDRIVNMKWETILPPPKGAGNNSYMTAVTHVDNDLVEIIDVEKVLAEVSGTVTEVSDAVLQSSGAEAAERRTHQHILVVDDSSVARKQIVRTLEQLGVTCTVACDGRQALTLLQKLADEDVSVTERFAMVISDVEMPEMDGYTLTTEIRKDPRLKDLYVMLHTSLSGVFNAALVQKVGANTFLPKFHADDLAQNVIKHLEQASSVQAA from the coding sequence ATGGCAGGCGTAATGGACGAGGTTAATCAACGCACACGTCTGGTTGGACACAACCGGCTGGAGTTGCTGCTGTTTCGCCTTGGCAGCCGTCAGCGTTTCGGCATTAACGTATTCAAGATCCAGGAAGTGATCAAGTGCCCGCCACTCACCCATGTGCCGCGCTCACACCCTGTCGTGCGCGGTATGGCGCACATGCGCGGCAAAACCATCCCCGTGATGGATCTGGGTCTGGCTATCGGCGGTCCCGCCCTCAAAGAGTATGCCGGCAGCTTTATCATTATTACTGAGTACAACCGCTCGATACAGGGGTTTCTGGTCAGTAGCGTAGACCGCATCGTCAATATGAAATGGGAAACCATCCTGCCGCCGCCCAAGGGCGCCGGCAACAACAGTTATATGACGGCGGTAACACATGTCGATAACGATCTGGTCGAGATCATCGACGTGGAAAAAGTGCTGGCCGAGGTAAGTGGCACCGTAACCGAAGTCTCTGATGCCGTACTCCAGAGCAGTGGCGCGGAAGCCGCAGAGCGACGCACGCATCAGCATATTCTGGTCGTGGATGATTCGAGCGTAGCGCGCAAGCAGATCGTGCGTACGCTGGAACAGCTCGGCGTGACCTGCACCGTGGCGTGCGACGGGCGCCAGGCGCTTACACTGCTGCAGAAGCTGGCCGATGAAGACGTGTCGGTTACGGAACGTTTTGCGATGGTGATCTCGGACGTCGAGATGCCGGAAATGGACGGCTATACACTCACTACCGAAATCAGAAAAGATCCACGCCTGAAGGATTTGTATGTGATGTTGCACACCTCGTTGAGCGGGGTATTCAACGCCGCCCTGGTACAGAAAGTCGGGGCCAACACCTTCCTGCCCAAGTTTCATGCCGATGACCTGGCCCAGAACGTAATCAAGCACCTGGAGCAGGCATCTTCGGTCCAGGCGGCCTAG
- the flgA gene encoding flagellar basal body P-ring formation chaperone FlgA, with protein sequence MKTRNAEKIPAQYVLPQAVESWHRPVRAGASGGGNCLLTGVLAVWLLGCSSALADAFQDLDQIIDAVSEFAVEAGADRSARAGGTYRVEVGALDSRLRLAACGTKLTVYAPPGTRSLGNTTVGVRCKGPRPWSLYVPVAIKLYGEAVVAARPLAMASVLKLQDVRMAQVELSAGAAGVLTDPQQVVGKVLRRPLPGDMVVTLDSLEEPRLVRRDEQVILVAEGSGMEVRMQGRALTDGVAGELIKVRNLGSKRVIEGTVVAPGLIRVHM encoded by the coding sequence ATGAAAACCCGGAACGCAGAAAAAATACCTGCCCAGTATGTCCTGCCACAGGCTGTCGAGAGCTGGCACCGGCCCGTACGGGCAGGTGCCAGCGGGGGTGGCAACTGCCTGCTGACAGGGGTACTTGCAGTATGGCTGCTGGGCTGTAGTTCGGCGCTGGCGGATGCATTTCAGGATCTGGATCAGATCATCGATGCCGTGAGTGAGTTTGCCGTGGAGGCGGGTGCTGACAGGTCAGCACGGGCAGGCGGGACATACCGGGTAGAGGTAGGCGCACTCGATTCGCGGCTGCGGCTTGCCGCATGCGGCACAAAATTGACGGTTTATGCACCGCCGGGCACGCGTAGTCTGGGCAATACTACCGTGGGGGTGCGCTGTAAGGGCCCCCGGCCCTGGTCGCTCTATGTGCCGGTGGCCATCAAGCTGTATGGTGAGGCCGTTGTGGCGGCGCGTCCCTTGGCCATGGCCAGCGTTCTGAAGTTGCAGGATGTACGCATGGCCCAGGTTGAGTTGAGTGCTGGTGCTGCCGGCGTGCTGACAGACCCGCAGCAGGTGGTGGGTAAGGTGTTGCGGCGGCCCCTGCCGGGCGATATGGTAGTGACGTTAGATAGCCTGGAAGAGCCGCGTCTGGTGCGTCGCGACGAGCAAGTGATACTGGTGGCCGAGGGCTCAGGTATGGAGGTGCGCATGCAGGGCCGGGCCCTTACCGATGGTGTTGCGGGCGAGCTTATAAAGGTGCGTAATCTCGGCTCCAAGCGGGTGATTGAGGGTACAGTGGTGGCGCCCGGCCTGATCCGGGTGCATATGTAA
- the flgM gene encoding flagellar biosynthesis anti-sigma factor FlgM — protein MTREIDALVAGLGKSHAKGSEARVERGQASQAQDSHVAPVADRLSLTETSARVQELQARVASLPVVDEQRVQEIKQAIAQGSYGIDSARVAEKIVRLEAALTDKA, from the coding sequence ATGACGCGAGAAATTGATGCATTGGTTGCCGGGCTGGGTAAGTCTCACGCCAAGGGTTCCGAGGCGCGCGTGGAGCGTGGGCAGGCATCGCAGGCGCAGGATAGCCATGTCGCTCCGGTTGCTGACAGGCTGAGCCTTACCGAAACCAGCGCCCGGGTGCAGGAGCTGCAGGCGCGGGTAGCTTCATTGCCTGTGGTCGACGAGCAGCGTGTGCAGGAGATCAAGCAGGCGATTGCCCAAGGTAGCTACGGGATCGACTCTGCGCGCGTTGCCGAAAAGATCGTGCGGCTGGAAGCCGCGCTCACGGATAAAGCCTGA
- a CDS encoding flagellar protein FlgN — protein sequence MHAADSSSASLLEIMQCGIEHCMQLLQVLHREHTAVTSNTPELLEQAAQEKLYWLRQVEALVDARSDGLRAAGVTGDPQSAAPGLTAHPDVVARWQQVQRILVECQRQNQINGSVIELSRRHTLRALSLLRGQSADQTVYSASGEAFGPPPPHMLATA from the coding sequence ATGCACGCAGCTGACTCTTCCTCGGCCTCGCTGCTGGAAATTATGCAGTGCGGAATCGAACACTGTATGCAGTTATTGCAGGTGTTGCATCGTGAGCACACTGCAGTGACCAGTAACACCCCGGAGTTGCTGGAGCAGGCAGCACAAGAAAAACTGTACTGGTTACGGCAGGTGGAGGCGCTCGTCGATGCCCGCAGTGATGGCCTGCGCGCGGCAGGCGTGACGGGTGATCCACAGAGTGCAGCACCTGGCTTGACTGCCCACCCGGATGTTGTCGCACGCTGGCAACAGGTGCAGCGCATCCTGGTGGAGTGTCAGCGCCAGAACCAGATCAATGGCAGTGTCATAGAGCTCAGCCGTCGCCATACACTGCGTGCGCTTTCCCTGCTCCGTGGCCAGTCCGCCGACCAGACGGTTTACAGTGCCTCTGGTGAGGCATTCGGGCCACCTCCGCCGCACATGCTGGCAACCGCCTGA
- a CDS encoding flagellar brake protein → MPATHTPEILAEQAVDKGVTRVERVTHGARIAGLVLRLHQKRALLSVGVPGVAERYNSTLLSVRPDNNSMLLDELIPRQGHAHLIQQRALHVQGQLRGVEIDFSSVLLEAGSKDGMAYYRVALPGTLNYAQRRSHYRARIGAGSQIRVTFMTAWGETLSGQLSDIAVGGLGARCNFPDTALNHGDLIPRCVIRFAPHDEISSAVEVRSVSREIQSGQWRVGVRFLDLDMATEARIARFVASLDREMRKQDRQRK, encoded by the coding sequence ATGCCCGCTACCCATACGCCCGAGATACTGGCGGAACAGGCTGTTGACAAGGGTGTAACACGGGTGGAAAGAGTCACCCATGGGGCGCGTATTGCAGGCCTGGTGCTACGGCTGCATCAGAAACGCGCACTACTCTCGGTAGGCGTGCCGGGTGTAGCTGAGCGGTACAACAGTACCCTGCTTTCCGTGCGACCCGACAACAACAGCATGTTGCTGGATGAGTTGATCCCCAGGCAGGGCCATGCGCATCTGATTCAGCAGCGTGCGCTGCATGTGCAGGGACAATTGCGCGGTGTCGAGATCGATTTTTCCAGTGTGTTGCTCGAAGCTGGCTCCAAAGATGGCATGGCCTACTACCGGGTGGCGTTACCCGGCACGTTGAACTACGCGCAACGCCGCTCCCATTATCGCGCCCGCATCGGGGCGGGTAGTCAGATACGAGTAACTTTCATGACTGCATGGGGCGAGACGTTGTCGGGTCAGCTGTCTGATATTGCGGTGGGCGGACTCGGCGCCCGATGCAATTTTCCTGATACAGCGCTCAACCATGGCGACCTCATTCCCCGCTGTGTGATCAGGTTTGCGCCGCATGACGAGATATCGAGCGCAGTAGAGGTGCGTTCTGTGAGCAGGGAGATACAGTCAGGCCAGTGGCGTGTGGGCGTGCGCTTTTTGGATTTGGATATGGCGACGGAG